The DNA segment TTATAAGCAACtgcaaaaaaaggagagatgaaaaaagaatagattttgcaGTTTTTAGCAAGAATGAGTCTtgtaaataaggaaaggaaaaaaagtcccTAGTGCTTAATGAGTCAGagaatggggatgatagatggactTTGgatagctttgctcatacaggaactgccacgtgtaggcctgacagcctcttgtaGATCCCCTCTTCTCTTATGTTGTGATGTTCTAAAAGACGCACCAGATAGCAGTGAGTGAGTTAAAACATGTACCCCTGagctcttttcttatgttcttatgttctaaaAGACATACCAGATAGCATTAAGTAAAAACCTGTACCCTTGAACTCTTTTATGTTCTCTTCTTATGTTATGTTCTAAAAGACGCACCAGATAGCAGTGAGTGAGTTAAAACCCATACCTTGAAGCTCATTATAATCTGACAGACAAAATAACACTCCCATGATACTCTGCAATAACTCTgtcactccttcactgcctgactccctctctctctgataacactCCCATGATACTCTGCAATAACTCTGCCACTTCTTCACTGCCTGACTCCCTCTGATAACACTCCCATGATACTCTGCAATACCTCtgccactccttcactcctgacTCCTTCTTCCACAGATCCAGAGTTCCGTGAAGTTCTTCGCCTCTAGCTTCAGCACCCACAGGAGTTACGCCGTGTCCTTCTTCCTGTGTGAGTGCGCGGCCTTTGCTATCTCTGTCGGCAACCTCTTCTTCACCAACACCTTCCTGGGCGGCGAGTTCTTCCAGTTCGGTCCTGCTGCCCTCAAGTATTTCAACACCAACGCCACTGACAACAGCAATCCCCTCAACGAGATCTTCCCCAAGGTAGCTATCCCTCGCTGACTCACTGTTACCTAAGTGTTACCGCGTTGCTGTGcggtgttactgttgttgtcacTATGTTAAGAGTACGTTACTTGTGGGCTCTAGATCTAGTCCAGGTAATGCAAGGTACagtaaggcgaggcaaggcggcaaggcaaggcaaggcaaggcaaggcaagacacagcaaggcaaggcaaggcaaggcaaggcaaggcaaggcaaggcaaaacaGGACAAAACAAGGTAAAAGTAAAGGATATCACTCAGTCTTAagttcttttctgtttcctccctccttcaggtTGCCAAGTGCACGTGGCATAAGTTTGGAGCGTCCGGCACCATCCAGACCCACGACTCAATGTGCGTCCTGCCACTCAACATCGTCAACGAGAAAACCTACATCTTCCTGTGGGTGGTGTACATCTTCACGGCGGCCATCTGTGGAGTGCTgttgctcctccacctcatcctcatcctcgtgTGAGTCCTTCAGTCTTGCCCTCTACActacttctcttccatctttctaaGGGCATTTAAGGcaattttaagggtattttaagatttctaagggtttttaagggtattttagggTGTGGTGcttctgctcctccacctcgtcctcttcctcgtgtGAGTTCTTCAGTGTTGTCTCTACAttacttcttttccatctttctcgtTTCATTGGCAGTGTTTCCTCGTGTGAGTCCTTCAGTCTTGACCTCTGCAGTACTTCTCTTCCGTCCGTTTCATATTTCATTGGCAGTGTTGATGCCTGAGTCACCACACCACTATCTTGacaccattattttattttatctatttctctatctattatGTACAATGGACAAAAAAAAGGCATCTaatctataataaaaaaaaaaaaaagcggccTATTGAGGTGGCGTTCCCCAAGCAGAATCAGAGTCCATTGTCAATCACTGGAGGGTAAGCGTGTTGCATCCTTCCTCCAGGCCTGGTGTGCGCAACGCTTACCTCATCTACCGTGCGAGGAAGCACGAGACCAAGGTGAATCTACAGTACCTCCTGCCAAAGTGTGACTACGGTGACTGGTTCCTGCTGCTCCACTTCAGAAGCAACATGGTGTACTTCCACGAGTGGGTGGCGCTGGCCCGGGCTGAAGTGCAGAAGTAGTCaagccacacagacacacagtctTCAGTAGTGGCGCTGTGATGCTGATGTCAGGATGTCTTGCTCTAAATTCACTACCCGTAATCATTGATCTATTtctaatttatgtattttgtatGTGTGCCTTGAATCTTACTGGGGAAGATtgagatgttttttttgtttcctcgtaagaaacaatagaaataaaaataaaagcaatcaAAAAACCTTAATGGAGATTGTGGATCATTTCGTTTTCCTCTGTGGTCTTTTGAAGCAGAGTCACAAAGGAAGTTCAAAAGACTGGACAAGTTTGTGACTGAGGGTGATAAATACAAACATATGTCATTTATTCACACAAGGACTGCAATGTTTAGGGCTGACGGCTTCTCACAAATTTCCTTATAAGTATCTTCTTTCATACAGTCAGACAATGCTAACGTAACATTATTCTCCACTGCAGTAATTTGTGAAGAAAAGCGTTGACAACAAATACTTTAGTCAACCAGTAATATCAAATTTCTGTGAATGGACATCACAGAAAACGTCTCCATTTAACCAATACTTGCATCAAGATGAGCCTCACAAGTTGGCTTTGCTTCATGAACACTGCAAAATGTTTCCATCCAACCAAACACTGAGCAGACGCGATTCACTCAGCATCTTGTACCGGTGTCAGTGAGCAATGTCTGTGCGTGCTGCCTGGCGCCTGTGTCCTTTTCCCTGGCTAGACGATGAGGAGGGGTCAGGGGAAGAGAACAGCAATCCTTATATCTAAATACAACTCatccctctcctttcactcggctctctcaccacgactggtTTCAAGGCTGTACATGAAGAGCCGGTTTTTCAAAATATGTATGGAATTAAAATACCAAAAGACACCAAAAtatacaccataaaacaccaaaatatacaCCATAAAACACATAACGCTTCCCTGATGTTTTGTGGAAAGTCTGCCTCTGTATCAACGCTTCCTTCATGTTGTTTCTGTCTTCTTACTCTGCTCCTTCAACACATTCCTCCactgactttttttctctttttttcacatttcgtACACTATTTTACTTCTCTtgaatcattttattttcaaaaaGGCAATTGTcctataatattttcttttcttctatgtaTGACCTCTAAAattattgtctttttccttatttcctgataTTCTGAACaccataacgaaaaaaaaaaaaatggcttaaaTCTCTACCCTTACAAACTCAGCAAGAcccgttttctctttcaaaGCATAAGGTTTTCAAGGGATTCTCTGTTAAACTGAAATTTGTGTAACATTCCtaacacaaccatcaccaccacaaccgccaccaccaccgccgccgccacagtcCCCGCCTACCACACCCAGCTTCCCTTCAGTGGATTTCCGCATCAGACCTTATTGCGTTTTTTATGAAGGCAATTTATTTTGAGGGGGATTCCTGTatagttttatttgattttattttttaccgtcagctattttcagagagagagagagagagagagagagagagagagagagagagagagagagagagagagagacgcagtttactaagggaaaaaaaaatgtgcagtgTTTACATTTAACCACTCACTGtaaaggagaaacacacacacacacacacacacacacacacacacacacacacacacacacacacacacttaattactACATGtgttcaaataaaaaaatgactaacacacacacacacacacacacacacacacacacacacacacacacacacacacacacacacacacacacacacatgggaacaAGAGTGGAAAAGTGAGACAATATTAGCTGATTTCTATTGCTATTCACttatcaacaacaaaacaattaatTAACTAACTCATTGTCTCAGGGAATTACACATCAAATCATTTCTAACAAAcaaactgactcactcactcactcactcactcacttactctctcacttattgctatattcactcactcactcattcattgttacattcattcactcactcactcattcactctttctctcatccacacactcattcacacctacattcattcactcactcattcatttatccacttactcactccctcactcagaGCTacaatcattcactcactcactcattcactcacccactctttcactctctcactctctccgtcagccagtcattcactcacacactcactatcTCACTCACTGTTATTACGACCGCCACTCAGTCACTCTTGTCGTCACTCTTATTCGTCCCTCTGTCATGAAGCacgcgatggtggtggtggtggtggtggtggtggtggtggtggtggtggtggtttataaGTTAAGACAATGAAACAAATTTTAATACAAACTTTTCAgcgtctattattattattttttttatttctatgcattattattttttttattttctaatctcGTGAGTTAATTGAATTTATTATATATCActgattttagtagtagtagtagtagtagtagtagtagtagtagtagtagtagtagtagtagtagtagtagtagtagtagtagtagtagtagtagtagtagtaacgacggtggtggtggtaacaaaaaaaaacactcaaaatttcTCAACaccatcaaacaaacaaacaaaagaaaaaaaaaataagacaaaaataacaacaaaacaattttataaccaaacaaaaacaaaagtgaaaattaAAGGCGGGAGAAGAACAAATGAAACAAGtagtacaagaggaggaggaggaggaggaggaggaggaggaggaggaggaggaggagagagatgaccTCGAGATAATTACAAGCCtctgggaagaagaagaaaacgagagctggtaaacatgactctctctctctctctctctctctctctctctctctctctctctctctctctgaacaacaCTTCTTAGTTACAGCCAGAATGAACCGGTTAGATCCCAACAACCCACTCCTTAGCGGTCAGAAACCCTAAAAGAGGCGTGGATCGACTGTTTtggggttagtagtagtagtagtagtagtagtagtaataatagaagtggtggtggtggtggtggtggatgtgcaTAGAAACATAAGCACATGacgaaataaaggaagctgcaggaagccatcagagCTACATGTGgcattcagtagtagtagtagtagtagtagtagtagtaacaataatagtaataacaaaaatagtaataataataataataataataataataataataataataataacaataataataataataataataataataataatagtagtagtagtagaagtcctATCTAGTCTTACAGCAACAGAAATTCCACACAATCACTTTTCCGTCCTGGCTCTGCCCTTCTCGTATCTGGTAGTCCCGAGCTCCCTTTTACTCAACACTCCCGTGACACTTCCCGCactgcatatctctctctctctctctctctctctctctctctctctctctctgtcgccttgcccagcccagcccaacccatCTAAGTAGTCCCAGAGCAAAGAGAACGACGATTAGAGGTGATATgaaaagataggaggaggaggaggaggaggaggaggaggaggaggaggaggaggaggagcatatgACAGTTCTGGTAAGTCTTGAAATAACATCTAGTCAACAGaaacacttgtgtgtgtgtgtgtgtgtaaagatatttcctttctctttttttgtttcctctgagAATatacacacgctctctctctctctctctctctctctctctctctctctctctctctctctctctctctctctctctctctctctcaatgctttCCTGTCACCACgacattttcaaaggccacggagataaTTAAACACGctctcaagacagtttctctagtcgataataaaaaaaatcttgttaatctgccactagaaccagacaacaccttgaaaaaaaccctaactttaactagagcctttgaaaagtaCATTAGATAATAGTCCTCTTCACTCTTTAGAGCTAATACAGGAGTAACAAAACTCATTCACCTGTAAGTCAACCTCTAAAACTACTAACATCTCACAAATACATTAGaaacttcatttttattcattgcaCATCACTTCCTTTCATCCTAACCATGCCTCACGTCACCCTTCCAGCCTTTCCACCTTCACAAGTCACCCATGCACAGACcacgcccctctctctccctctctcaggaCCTCGCCACTCTATCAAAGACTTCAAAGGGAGCTAAATATAGAAGCGTGCCATAAAAGGCCAGCGTGTGCCAAAGGTTTCACTTAAGGATGATCTGGAAGGTGGaatatgttaggttaggctggtgGAACAAGGTTaggtgagatgtgtgtgtgtgtgtgtgtgtgtgtgtgtgtgtgtgtgtgtgtgtgtgtgtgtgtgtgtgtgtgtgtgtgtgtgtgtgtgtgtgtgtgtgtgtgtgtgtgtgtgtgtgaaagagtgaGTTTTCAAGAGGTAGTAACAGTAGGAGTGTGAGATGATATTGCGTGTAAGTGTGTGAAAAGTGGGGTAAGGGAAACGTTTAGTGTTGCAATGTGTGTTAGTTTGTGTgttatgagattttttttttttttttttgctctctcaagGAATATAAACAGTAGTGAAGAGATGCGGTGTTTGGATTAATGAAAACTCTAACTATGAAAAGATCAATAGCAGGAGGAAAGTTCTTTTATATTTGTAGGTATAGCTTAACtaaccaactgactgactgactgattgacattgattgattgattgattgattgactgctgactggctgactaactgactaactgactgactgactgactgactgactgactgactgattgacccacttactgactgattaactgattgattgactgactaactgactgactgaatgattgattgattgactgctgactgactgactgactgactgacagactgcctgactgactgactgaatgaatgattgcTAGACTGGTGGTGATAAAGTGACAACTGTTAGCGATGGACTTGAAGAAATTACTGTGTTGTccgtgaaggaatgaagaacaggaaggaaatgacaaaagaggaggtagaggaggaaaaagagagagagagagagagagagagagaaagatgaagaggagaaaaagtgcCTTCTTGTTCATCACTATCTtcctccaaccaccaccaccactaccacaaccaccactactactgctactactactactattactgctaccactactaccactcggTGTCAATGGCAGCTGTGTCGGGATGCCACTTGACTTAATGGAACAAAAAACGAGCTATGTTAAATCTACTTAGCTTAATGAagagttacgagagagagagagagagagagagagagagagagagagagagagagagagagagagtggggagagttATGAGAAATTCCTGTTTTGATGCCTGGTGTTGACAgcagggatctctctctctctctctctctctctctctctctctgtatggtaTTAtcgagtttaccagagagagagagagagagagagagagagagagagagagagagagactcgaaaCCACACCCTTCTCTTAATTCCTCATGACTtggaaacacaaacactcaacaCTTTGCTGACGCTTCCCGCTAACCACCACAGCAGGTGACTCAACAggtgacgaaaaaaagaaagaaagaaagaaagaaagaaaaagaaagaaaaagaaagaaagaaagaaaaagaaagaaagaaagaaagaaagaaagaaagaaagaaagaaagaaagaaagaaagaaagaaagaaagaaagaaagaagaaagaaagagaagagaagagaagagaagagaagagacgaagaagaaaattaagaaaaatataataagttgacaaataaacaaataaacaaaaaatcaccgaatcaacacacacacacacacacacacacacacacacacacacacacacacacacacacacacacttgacgtCATTCTCTCTTCACGTCACGGTTAAGAGTGTGGGCGTGGCATATCAGCATCACCTAAAGCACTATGATGGACGCCCTTTGTCTCCCTCAAGCTGTATCCTATGGGCGCGGCTCGTGACATAAGCCCAGCCAGACCCCGCTACGTGCCCTGCTGCTGCGTTGATCTCCACAAAGAACCCTGGTAGCTTTTCTAGTGATGTAACTaacaaggagagggaaagaaggggagatgttgtggtgtgtgtgtgtgtgtgtgtgtgtgtgtgtgtgtgtgtgtgtgtgtgtgtgtgtgtgtgtgtgtgtgtcaagttattaatgaacgaaaaaaatattgataacaaagcaaaaaataaataaataaatagataaatgaaaaagataaaggaaaaaagacaataacaaatattaatgactacacacacacacacacacacacacacacacacacacacacacacacacacacacacacacacaaacaaatctaggaaaaacacaaacaaaaaaagggaaagaaaaaaaaaacacaagaacaaagtagaaacacacaaaaaaaaataacaacaacaacaacaacaacaacacacacacacacacacacacacacacacacacacacaagctgtcACATTGATGATAACACAGACCACAATGCACCACGCAGGACGTCCCCTTTTGTCACTCCAATGCTAAGAAAGTGTTGAGAAAAAATGATATTGTTTGTCCCGCTGTTTACAAAGACAGCACGAAGGGAAGCCGTGATGTGCTTTGTTTGCTGTTTGCCCCGACACTTGTTTTGTTATGTACCGCCGGGGGAAATGAGACACGGAAGGGGgacggaggggaagggagggtaggagagtaatggaagagaaggagggagggaaggagagagagaggaaatggggtatggagggaatggggagaggagagagagagagagagagagagagagagagagagagagagaga comes from the Portunus trituberculatus isolate SZX2019 chromosome 25, ASM1759143v1, whole genome shotgun sequence genome and includes:
- the LOC123509013 gene encoding innexin inx2-like, producing the protein SSRNSRLTFLRLEQHRDPPFRVTSLLLFTSKLCMLITLLACVLVTAKNYIGENIRCITGFEKQEHKAIETYCFIASTFTMVNLNAEVAAHPGVGPIRVPPTVAGESGDGEKRVHAYYQWVPMVLVLQAVVYYFPIWLWKRIDRGFFETIICHLDKVHIGDVSNNIQSSVKFFASSFSTHRSYAVSFFLCECAAFAISVGNLFFTNTFLGGEFFQFGPAALKYFNTNATDNSNPLNEIFPKVAKCTWHKFGASGTIQTHDSMCVLPLNIVNEKTYIFLWVVYIFTAAICGVLLLLHLILILVPGVRNAYLIYRARKHETKVNLQYLLPKCDYGDWFLLLHFRSNMVYFHEWVALARAEVQK